GCCCGCACCGAGGAATTGAAGACGGCGCTCCTGTCCTCCGTGAGCCACGATTTCCGCACGCCGCTGACCACGATCGCGGCCTCGGCTTCGGGTCTGATCAGCTATCAGGACAAGCTCGACGCCGATACGTCGCGTAACCTGCTGCAGGGTATCGTCGACGAGTGCGACCGGCTCAACCGCTACACCGCCAACCTGCTGGAAATGAGCCGGATCGAGGCGGGATCGGTGACCGATCGCAGCCAGACGCTCGACGCGATCGAGGTCGTGCAGGGCGCGATCGATCGAGCGCGCCCGCGCGCCGGCGCACGACGGCTGAAGCGCGAGCCGGTCGACAGCCTGCCTGTGATCCGATGCGATCCGGCACTGTTCGAACTGGTGCTGGTCAACATCCTCGAAAATGCGGTGGCCTACAGCCCCGACGACGGGGAGATCAGCGTCGGCGCGCAGATGTGCGACGGGGGATGCGAGATCGTGGTGGCCGATCAGGGATGCGGCATCCCGCCCGACGATCTGGAGCGCGTGTTCGACCGCTTCTACCGCGTCACGCGATCAGGCGCGCCCAAGGGCAGCGGGCTTGGCCTCGCGATCGCGCGCGGCTTCGTCGAGGCCTTCGGCGGGACGATCCGCGCCGAAAGCCCCGGCCCGAACGGGATCGGCACGCGCATCCGCATCTGGCTGCCGCCGGCGACGATGAAGGAGATCGAATGACGATCCATGTGCTGCTGGTCGATGACGAGCCGGCATTGAGCGCGGCGCTTCAGCCGGTGCTGACGGCCGCAGGCTATCGCGTGACGGCAGCGGCAGACGGGCGCGGCGCACTGCGGCTGGCGCGCGATATCGAACCCGATGTCGTCCTGCTCGATCTCGGCCTACCCGATCTCGACGGCAAGGACGTCATCCAGCAGATCCGCGCCCGCAGCGACGTGCCGATCATCGTCATTTCCGCGCGCCATCAGGAAGGCGAGAAGATCGCCGCGCTCGACGAGGGCGCCGACGACTATGTCAACAAACCGTTCGAGATCGGCGAACTGCTCGCCCGGATCCGCGCGGCCGAACGCCGCCGCAACCGCGCCTTCGCCAACCCGACCAGCTATATGGCGGGCGAGCTGGAGATCGACTTCGTCGCGCGCCGGGTGATGCTGGGCGGCGAAGCGGTGCGGATGTCGCCCAAGGAATATGATCTGCTCCAGCTGCTCGCCTCCAATGCCGGGCAGGTGGTGACGCACAAAAGGCTGCTGGGCGTCGGCTGGGGGCCGGAGGCGACCGACACCCAATATCTGCGCGTCTATATCGGCCTGCTGCGCCAGAAGATCGAGGCGGATCCGTCCGAACCCCGCCTGCTGCTGACCGAACCGGGTGTCGGATACCGCCTCGTCGCACCCCGCTGACAGCGACCGTCAATCAGATCACCGGCCCGATCATTATAGTTTTTATATGCATGGATAGGATCGGCCCTCGCCCCTAACCGGCGCGGCATGACGGTGGCCTACAGCCTATCCGGGGTGATCGAGGCCCTGATCGACCGGCAGCTTGGCGAACTTTTCGATCGCCTCGATGCCGAAAGTGCGGATACCGAGGTCCGCAAGACCTTCCACGCCGCGGCGGTGAAGGCGGCGCACGCGCTGGCCGTGTCGCGATTTGCCGACAATCCCCACCTCGCCCCCGTCGATCTGTGCTGCGATGGCTGATTTCGTCGGCGCCACGATCGATCTGCTGCGCGCCCATGCCGATTGGGCCGGCCCGATCGCAGGGCTGCTCTGCTTGGTCGAATCGCTCGCGCTCGTCGGCATGTTCGTACCGGCGATCGCGATCATGCTGATGGTCGGCGGGCTGATCGGGCTGGGCGTGCTGCCCTTCTGGTCGATCTTCTTCTGGTCGATCGTCGGATCGGTCGCGGGCGATGCGATCTCCTACTGGCTTGGGCAACTGGTCGGCCGATCGGCCTTCCGGCGCTGGCCGCTCAACCGCGAACGGGCGGCGATGGCGCGGGCGCGAATCTTCTTCCGCCATTATGGCTTCTGGGCGATCATCCTCGGCCGCTTCTTCGGCCCGATCCGCGCGACCATTCCGATCGTTGCCGGCGCGATGTCGATGTCCGCCCGCGCCTTTCAGGCGGCGAACCTGATCTCGGCGCTGCTCTGGGTCTCGCTGATGCTCGCGCCCGGCATCCTGTCGTCGGGCGGGCAGCGCGATGTCGACGATCGCGCGATTGCCGAACTGATGGTCATGGTCGGCGGGGTCGCGATCGTCGGCATGGCCATACCCGCCGTGGTGGGCTTTACCGCGCTGCGCCAGCGGCGACGCCGCAAGCGCGAACGGGCGGCGCGATGACGGCTGCGCTGCGCCACGATCGCTTCGCTAATGCGCGGCCCGCGCTGCTCCATCGCGGCCGCGCGCTGCGCGTCGCCCTTTTCTCGGGCAACTATAATTGCGTGCGCGACGGCGCGAACCAGGCGCTCAACCGCCTTGTCGGCCATCTGATCGATCGCGGCGCCGACGTGCGCGTCTATTCGCCGACCGCGAAGGTCGCCGCCTTCGAACCCGCCGGACAGCTGGTCTCGGTGCCTTCGCTCGCCATTCCGGGGCGGGCCGAATACCGGCTGGCGATGGGCCTGCCCGCGTCGATCCGGCGCGATCTCGATGCCTTCGTGCCCGACATTATCCATGTCTCGGCCCCCGACCTGCTAGGCCGCAAGGCGCAGGATCATGCGAGGAGCCGCGGCATCCCGCTGGTCGCGAGCCTTCACACTCGTTTCGAGACCTATCTCGATTTCTATCGGCTGGGATGGCTGCGCAGCCGGATCGAACGCTATCTCGACGGTTTCTACCGTCGCTGCGATCTCGTGCTGGCGCCCAATCGTGCCATTGCGGACGACATCGCCGGGCTGGATGTCCCCGAGGTGCGGATATGGTCGCGCGGGGTCGATCCCGCCATCTTCGCGCCCGGCCATCGCGACGAGGCATGGCGCCAGGCGCAGGGCTATCGACCGGACGATCCCGTCGTCCTGCTGTTCGGGCGGATCGTGCGCGAAAAGGGTCTGGCGACCTTCGTCGAGACGATCGAGGCCGTTCGCAAGCGGGGCCGCGTGCTGCAGCCGCTGATCGTCGGCAACGGCCCGGCGCGCGGCTGGCTCGGCGCACGGCTCCCCAATGCGCGCTTCGTAGGCCACCTTGCCGGGCGCGATCTGGGCCGCGCGATCGCCAGCGCCGACGTGATGCTGAGCGCGAGCACGACCGAGGCCTTCGGCAATGTCGTGCTGGAAGCGATGGCCGCGGGCGTGCCCGTCATCAGCTCCGACGTTCCCAGCGCGCAGGCACTCATCACCCACGGACGCGACGGGATGCTCGTGCCGCCGGGCGATCCCCGGGCCTTTGCGAACATGCTCGATCATCTGCTCGATCGCCCGTCGGTCCGGCGCGATCTGGCGCAGGCGGCGGCCGCGCGGGCCGAGATGTTCCGTTGGGACCATTGCCTCGACGCCGTGGCCGATGGCTATCTCTCGCTGCTGTGAACCCATCCACGTCCGATGCGGGTTCAGTATATGGCAAGTGTTGGGATGCTATGGATGCCCTATCCGATTGATGGAGGAGTGAAGGTCGATTGCTGAACGCGGTGGGTTTCCCGATTCGTCTTGCGTCTGGCGCGCTCCTGCTGGCGCCCCTCCTCCTGCTCGCCGCCTGCCAGCCCGCCGCCCCCGATCCGCAAGCGCCCCGGACCACGCCGCAACTCGCATCGCCGAAGCCGGTTCGCGCGCCTTCGACGCAGGCTCCCAAGCCTAAGTCGGTCGCTATCGCACCGCCTGCTATTCCCAGCGCCGCTGCCGCACTCGACCGCCGTATCGAGGCTTTGGGCGCTGCCTTCCGGGGCGATGTCGGGCTTGCCGTCCGCGATATCCAGACCGGCTGGACCTCGCATTATCGCGGGCTCGATTATTTCCCGCAGCAGAGCGTCAGCAAACTCTGGGTCGCGATCAGCGCGTTCGACATGGCCGATCGCGGCAAGATCGACCTTCACGGCAAGCTGAGCATCCGCGCGGACGACCTCACCCTGTTCCACCAGCCGATCAAGTCGCTCGCGACGCGCCCCGGCGGCTT
The Sphingomonas crocodyli genome window above contains:
- a CDS encoding response regulator; this translates as MTIHVLLVDDEPALSAALQPVLTAAGYRVTAAADGRGALRLARDIEPDVVLLDLGLPDLDGKDVIQQIRARSDVPIIVISARHQEGEKIAALDEGADDYVNKPFEIGELLARIRAAERRRNRAFANPTSYMAGELEIDFVARRVMLGGEAVRMSPKEYDLLQLLASNAGQVVTHKRLLGVGWGPEATDTQYLRVYIGLLRQKIEADPSEPRLLLTEPGVGYRLVAPR
- a CDS encoding DedA family protein, which produces MADFVGATIDLLRAHADWAGPIAGLLCLVESLALVGMFVPAIAIMLMVGGLIGLGVLPFWSIFFWSIVGSVAGDAISYWLGQLVGRSAFRRWPLNRERAAMARARIFFRHYGFWAIILGRFFGPIRATIPIVAGAMSMSARAFQAANLISALLWVSLMLAPGILSSGGQRDVDDRAIAELMVMVGGVAIVGMAIPAVVGFTALRQRRRRKRERAAR
- a CDS encoding glycosyltransferase family 4 protein translates to MTAALRHDRFANARPALLHRGRALRVALFSGNYNCVRDGANQALNRLVGHLIDRGADVRVYSPTAKVAAFEPAGQLVSVPSLAIPGRAEYRLAMGLPASIRRDLDAFVPDIIHVSAPDLLGRKAQDHARSRGIPLVASLHTRFETYLDFYRLGWLRSRIERYLDGFYRRCDLVLAPNRAIADDIAGLDVPEVRIWSRGVDPAIFAPGHRDEAWRQAQGYRPDDPVVLLFGRIVREKGLATFVETIEAVRKRGRVLQPLIVGNGPARGWLGARLPNARFVGHLAGRDLGRAIASADVMLSASTTEAFGNVVLEAMAAGVPVISSDVPSAQALITHGRDGMLVPPGDPRAFANMLDHLLDRPSVRRDLAQAAAARAEMFRWDHCLDAVADGYLSLL